The Fusobacterium sp. JB019 genome has a segment encoding these proteins:
- the iolE gene encoding myo-inosose-2 dehydratase, whose product MMKVQYGCAPINWSNDDLPSLGGELTYQQCLSEMALAGYKGSEGGWKYPKEFDVIKKALDLRGLVVCNMWFSSFFTTFKNEETYEAFDKHMDYTYGLGARVIGVGECGVTIHGDISQPLIKNRPILTDEQFKNLCEGLNELGRRAKAKGMKVCFHPHVGTGIESLEEIDRLMANTDPELVFLTFDTGHSTVAGEDAVEILSKHIKRVGHVHVKDVRGDVLKRLREENLSFLQGVLNGMFTVPGDGTEVDWDGIFKILNDNDYEGWIVVEAEQDPAKADPLEYAIKARKFMQEKAGM is encoded by the coding sequence ATGATGAAAGTACAATATGGATGTGCACCAATTAACTGGTCAAATGATGATTTACCATCTTTAGGGGGAGAATTAACTTATCAACAATGTTTAAGTGAAATGGCTCTAGCAGGTTATAAAGGTAGTGAAGGTGGATGGAAATATCCAAAAGAATTTGACGTAATTAAAAAAGCTTTAGATTTAAGAGGATTAGTAGTTTGTAATATGTGGTTTAGTAGCTTCTTTACTACATTTAAAAATGAAGAAACATATGAAGCTTTTGATAAACATATGGATTATACATATGGTTTAGGTGCAAGAGTTATAGGAGTTGGAGAATGTGGAGTAACTATTCATGGAGACATAAGTCAACCTCTTATTAAAAATAGACCAATATTAACAGATGAACAATTCAAAAATCTTTGTGAAGGTTTAAATGAATTAGGAAGAAGAGCAAAAGCAAAAGGAATGAAAGTTTGTTTCCATCCACATGTTGGAACAGGAATAGAAAGCTTAGAAGAAATAGATAGATTAATGGCAAATACAGATCCTGAATTAGTATTCTTAACTTTTGATACAGGACATAGTACTGTAGCAGGAGAAGATGCAGTTGAAATATTATCAAAACATATAAAACGTGTAGGACATGTTCATGTTAAAGATGTTAGAGGAGATGTTTTAAAAAGATTAAGAGAAGAAAATTTAAGTTTCTTACAAGGTGTTTTAAACGGAATGTTTACAGTACCTGGAGATGGAACTGAAGTAGATTGGGACGGAATATTTAAAATATTAAATGATAATGATTATGAAGGATGGATAGTAGTGGAAGCTGAACAAGATCCAGCTAAAGCAGATCCTCTTGAATATGCAATAAAAGCAAGAAAATTCATGCAAGAGAAAGCCGGAATGTAA
- a CDS encoding DUF1697 domain-containing protein gives MEKYIALLRGVNISGKNKVSMPLLKLAFEEIGFVNVSTYINSGNILFSTNENDRTKLIDLCQFIISEKFLLNIPVTIVSLNELSDILENTPKWWDINSDKEIINQVIFLIPPTTIKEVYKAVGEEKPEYEKVQHYKNVIFWSAPRATLSKTRWYKIASSSVNKKVTIRNARTIKKILTLYLTREKNENVLV, from the coding sequence TTGGAAAAGTATATTGCTCTTTTACGTGGTGTAAATATAAGTGGTAAAAATAAAGTATCAATGCCATTATTAAAATTAGCTTTTGAAGAAATAGGATTTGTAAATGTGAGCACTTATATTAATAGTGGAAATATTCTTTTTTCGACTAATGAAAATGATAGAACTAAACTTATAGATTTATGTCAGTTTATTATTTCTGAAAAATTTTTATTAAACATTCCTGTGACTATTGTATCTTTAAATGAATTATCTGATATTTTAGAGAATACTCCAAAATGGTGGGATATAAATTCTGATAAAGAAATAATTAATCAAGTAATTTTTTTAATTCCTCCAACAACAATTAAAGAAGTATATAAAGCTGTAGGGGAAGAGAAACCAGAATATGAAAAAGTTCAGCATTATAAAAATGTTATATTTTGGTCTGCACCAAGGGCAACTTTATCTAAAACAAGATGGTATAAAATTGCAAGTTCTTCAGTAAATAAAAAAGTAACAATTAGAAATGCTAGAACTATAAAAAAAATACTTACACTTTATTTAACTAGAGAAAAGAATGAAAATGTGTTAGTATAA
- the iolD gene encoding 3D-(3,5/4)-trihydroxycyclohexane-1,2-dione acylhydrolase (decyclizing), protein MKTIKLTVAQALVKFLNNQYLEVDGEEIKFVEGIMGIFGHGNVVGLGEALAQYKDEIKYIQGKNEQDIANVCIAFSKQNRRRKICACTSSIGPGALNMVTAAGTATVNKIPLLLLPGDYFADRQPDPVLQQMECEKDSTVSVNDAFKPVTKYWDRVVRPEVLMTACLNAMRVLTDPAQAGAVAICLPQDVQGESYDYPVEFIEKRVWHMDRQAPSLSAVERAVELLKTKKKPLIISGGGARYSDAGKEILEFAKEFNIPFAETQAGKGENSFDETYNLGCVGVCGTLAANLIAKDADAIIAVGTKLNDFVTSSKSAFNMESPIVSINTNKMDSLKMNSVSVLSDAKCGITKLGEALRKEGYKAAYANEIVDAKEKWEVELDKINNSDDSMGMNQGKVLLELNRLFDDTDVVVAAAGSLPSDLERLWKPKSVDTYHLEYGFSCMGYEISGTLGAKLAHPEREVYSFVGDGSFLMANSDLVTSLQENKKINILLFNNWGHQCIHNLQRNQGVGSFGTEFRYRDEKTGGLTGEYTNVDFAGVAKAYGANSWKVTNMEELRKALKESKESEKSTLIEIMVLPGTMTDGYEAFWRVGLASVSEKETVRECHKVLQEKVDTLRKW, encoded by the coding sequence ATGAAAACAATTAAGCTTACAGTTGCACAAGCATTAGTTAAATTTCTTAATAATCAATATTTAGAAGTTGACGGAGAAGAAATAAAATTTGTTGAAGGTATTATGGGAATATTTGGTCATGGGAATGTAGTAGGGTTAGGAGAAGCCTTAGCTCAATACAAAGATGAAATAAAATATATTCAAGGTAAAAACGAACAAGATATAGCAAATGTTTGTATTGCCTTTTCAAAACAAAATAGAAGAAGAAAAATATGTGCATGCACATCTTCGATAGGACCAGGAGCACTTAATATGGTAACAGCAGCAGGAACAGCAACTGTTAATAAGATTCCATTATTATTGCTTCCAGGAGATTATTTTGCAGATAGACAACCAGATCCAGTTTTACAACAAATGGAATGTGAAAAAGATAGTACAGTTTCAGTAAATGATGCTTTTAAACCTGTTACAAAATATTGGGATAGAGTAGTAAGACCTGAAGTGTTAATGACAGCATGTTTAAATGCAATGCGTGTTTTAACAGATCCAGCTCAAGCAGGGGCAGTTGCAATTTGTCTTCCTCAAGATGTTCAAGGAGAATCTTATGATTATCCAGTTGAATTTATAGAAAAACGTGTTTGGCATATGGATCGTCAGGCTCCATCTCTATCAGCAGTTGAACGTGCTGTAGAATTATTAAAAACTAAGAAGAAACCTCTTATAATTTCTGGTGGAGGAGCTCGTTATTCAGATGCAGGAAAAGAAATATTAGAATTTGCTAAAGAATTTAATATTCCGTTTGCAGAAACACAAGCAGGAAAAGGTGAAAATAGTTTTGATGAAACATATAACCTAGGTTGTGTTGGAGTTTGTGGAACATTAGCAGCTAATTTAATAGCTAAAGATGCAGATGCAATTATAGCTGTTGGAACAAAATTAAATGATTTTGTAACATCTTCAAAATCAGCGTTTAATATGGAATCTCCAATTGTTTCAATAAATACAAATAAAATGGATAGCTTGAAAATGAATAGTGTATCTGTTTTATCAGATGCAAAATGCGGAATAACTAAATTAGGAGAAGCTTTAAGAAAAGAAGGATACAAAGCAGCTTATGCTAATGAAATAGTTGATGCTAAAGAAAAATGGGAAGTAGAGTTAGATAAAATAAATAACAGTGATGACAGTATGGGAATGAATCAAGGAAAAGTATTATTAGAATTAAATAGATTATTTGATGATACAGATGTAGTAGTTGCAGCAGCAGGAAGTCTTCCTTCTGATTTAGAAAGATTATGGAAACCAAAAAGTGTAGACACTTATCACTTGGAATATGGATTCTCTTGTATGGGATATGAAATATCTGGAACTTTAGGAGCGAAATTAGCTCATCCAGAAAGAGAAGTTTATTCATTTGTTGGAGATGGAAGTTTCCTAATGGCTAACTCAGATTTAGTAACAAGCTTACAAGAAAATAAAAAAATAAATATATTATTATTTAATAACTGGGGACATCAATGTATCCATAACCTACAAAGAAATCAAGGTGTAGGATCATTTGGAACAGAGTTCCGTTATAGAGATGAAAAAACAGGTGGATTAACAGGGGAATATACAAATGTAGATTTTGCTGGAGTTGCAAAAGCTTACGGAGCTAATTCTTGGAAAGTTACAAATATGGAAGAATTAAGAAAAGCTTTAAAAGAGAGTAAAGAAAGCGAAAAATCAACTTTAATAGAAATTATGGTTTTACCTGGAACTATGACAGATGGATATGAAGCATTCTGGAGAGTTGGATTAGCTTCTGTATCTGAAAAAGAAACTGTAAGAGAATGTCATAAAGTTTTACAAGAAAAAGTAGATACTTTAAGAAAATGGTAA
- a CDS encoding TIM barrel protein, with the protein MEITGAPGCWGVEDCNNPYNPNWKKVLNEASRAGYSGLELGPYGYMPLDANILDEELKKRNLKIVAGTMYDDLSSFDNFDYLIEKTKKICKLLSKLEKENIKKELKYNPPYLVVIDEVNPSRSKTSGLSNEAIRLDDKKWKRMMYNISEISKIANSYGVRAVLHPHAGGHIEFADEIDRAAKDLNNELIGFCLDTGHLYYSGMNPIEWLEKYYERLDYIHFKDINKEIYDIETKKHTGFFESCALGVMCPIGKGILSYSQIYKFLKEKNYKGYITIEQERDPRNSDTSFQDVKESIDYLKKIGF; encoded by the coding sequence ATGGAAATAACAGGAGCACCTGGATGTTGGGGTGTTGAAGATTGCAATAATCCATATAATCCTAACTGGAAGAAAGTACTTAATGAAGCATCAAGAGCAGGATATTCAGGATTAGAATTAGGACCATATGGCTACATGCCTTTGGATGCAAATATTTTAGATGAAGAATTAAAAAAAAGAAATTTAAAAATAGTGGCAGGAACAATGTATGATGATTTGTCTTCCTTTGATAATTTTGATTATCTAATTGAAAAAACAAAAAAGATATGTAAATTATTATCAAAATTAGAAAAAGAAAATATAAAAAAAGAATTAAAATACAATCCACCATATTTAGTTGTCATAGACGAGGTTAATCCTTCACGTAGCAAAACTTCAGGATTATCTAATGAAGCAATAAGACTTGATGATAAAAAATGGAAACGTATGATGTATAACATTTCTGAAATCTCTAAAATAGCTAATAGCTACGGGGTGAGAGCGGTATTGCACCCCCATGCTGGAGGCCATATAGAATTTGCAGATGAAATAGATAGAGCAGCAAAGGATTTAAATAATGAATTAATAGGATTTTGCTTAGATACAGGTCATTTATATTATTCAGGAATGAACCCAATAGAGTGGCTTGAAAAATATTATGAAAGATTAGATTATATACATTTCAAAGATATAAATAAAGAAATTTATGATATAGAAACTAAAAAACATACAGGATTTTTTGAATCATGTGCACTAGGAGTTATGTGTCCTATAGGAAAAGGGATTTTATCTTATAGCCAAATATATAAATTTTTAAAAGAAAAAAACTATAAAGGATATATAACAATTGAGCAAGAAAGAGATCCAAGAAATTCAGATACAAGTTTTCAAGATGTTAAAGAAAGTATAGATTATTTGAAAAAAATAGGATTTTAA
- the iolC gene encoding 5-dehydro-2-deoxygluconokinase: MQILADKKLDVICLGRAGVDLNPIEFNKPIEEVSGFMKSVGGSPANIAVGLSKQNMKVGFIGRVSDDAFGRYITKSLEKLNIDTKGIIKDSEYTNGLALTEVKSPNECGVIFYRENVADLHLCCEDIDEDYIKNSKILVISGTAFASSPSREAAFLAMEYARRNGVIVIMDIDYRAYSWKTPSETSICYTMACEKCDVIIGTREEFDAVEYLWDRENQDDDVTAKRFLKGNTQLVVIKRGADGSTAFKNNGEKIAVGVVPTKIRKTFGAGDAFASGFITSLVNGNDIKTSLIKGSGTASIVISKTDCTDSMPSKEELEEYLKNNSVEEKE; encoded by the coding sequence ATGCAAATTTTAGCTGACAAAAAGCTTGATGTTATTTGTTTAGGGCGTGCAGGGGTGGATTTAAATCCAATAGAATTTAATAAGCCTATTGAGGAAGTCTCAGGATTTATGAAAAGTGTAGGAGGTTCTCCAGCAAATATAGCAGTGGGGCTTTCAAAACAAAATATGAAGGTTGGATTTATAGGAAGAGTCTCAGATGATGCTTTTGGTAGATATATAACTAAAAGTTTAGAGAAACTAAATATAGATACAAAGGGAATTATAAAAGATTCTGAATATACAAATGGACTTGCATTAACAGAAGTAAAAAGTCCTAATGAATGTGGAGTAATTTTTTATAGAGAGAATGTTGCAGATTTACATTTATGTTGTGAAGATATTGACGAGGATTATATTAAAAATTCAAAGATATTAGTAATATCAGGAACTGCATTTGCTTCTAGTCCTTCTAGAGAAGCTGCATTTCTTGCAATGGAATATGCTAGAAGAAATGGTGTGATAGTTATTATGGATATTGACTACCGTGCATATTCTTGGAAAACTCCATCAGAAACTTCAATTTGCTACACAATGGCTTGTGAAAAATGTGATGTAATAATTGGAACTAGAGAAGAGTTTGACGCAGTTGAATATCTTTGGGATAGAGAAAATCAAGATGATGATGTTACAGCAAAAAGATTCTTAAAAGGAAATACTCAATTAGTAGTTATTAAAAGAGGAGCCGATGGTTCTACAGCATTTAAGAATAACGGAGAAAAAATAGCTGTAGGAGTTGTTCCTACAAAAATAAGAAAAACTTTTGGAGCAGGAGATGCTTTTGCATCAGGATTTATAACTTCTTTAGTAAATGGAAACGATATAAAAACTTCATTAATAAAAGGAAGTGGAACAGCTTCAATAGTAATATCAAAAACAGATTGTACAGATTCAATGCCTTCAAAGGAAGAACTTGAAGAATATTTGAAAAATAATTCTGTGGAAGAAAAGGAGTAA
- a CDS encoding class I SAM-dependent methyltransferase, translated as MKGLLYDKLMSRLERKMLHNERYALLKNIEGKVLEIGAGTGVNFEFYSKNHVIAIDPDEKMIIEAGKKINGKNIEIVLASGESLPFNDNIFDTVVITLSLCTIPDPDKTLKEVKRVCKANGKLLILEHIKNENKFLFFLQNILTPMWKVFAMGCHLNRDTINTIEINNFEKIYLKYFFGRNFIRGSFKNIK; from the coding sequence ATGAAAGGTCTTTTATATGATAAATTAATGAGTAGATTAGAAAGAAAAATGTTGCATAATGAAAGATATGCTCTTTTAAAAAATATTGAAGGAAAAGTTTTAGAAATTGGAGCTGGTACTGGAGTTAATTTTGAATTTTATTCAAAAAATCATGTAATAGCCATAGATCCAGATGAAAAAATGATTATAGAAGCAGGAAAAAAAATTAATGGGAAAAATATAGAGATAGTTTTAGCCTCTGGAGAAAGTTTACCATTTAATGATAATATATTTGATACAGTGGTAATAACTTTAAGTTTATGTACAATTCCAGATCCAGATAAAACTTTAAAAGAAGTGAAAAGAGTGTGTAAGGCAAATGGAAAACTTTTAATTTTAGAACATATAAAAAATGAAAATAAATTTTTATTCTTTTTACAAAATATACTTACTCCTATGTGGAAAGTATTTGCAATGGGATGTCATTTAAATAGAGACACTATTAACACTATTGAGATTAATAATTTTGAAAAAATTTATTTAAAATATTTTTTTGGAAGAAATTTCATTAGGGGAAGCTTTAAAAATATAAAATAA
- a CDS encoding class II fructose-bisphosphate aldolase, with the protein MISNLKEEILKASKVPGTVIGFNIFGFEDAKAVIEAGEELEYPVALMLNKLATKHLPIESWAGLLLPLVKNAKIPVSLHLDHCQDFETIVKAIHSGFSSVMFDGSQYPLEKNIKLTKEIVKIAKCFNVSVEGEIGSVPYADIPGAAKDMTTSVYEAKRFAEESGIDWVAVAVGQVHRLRGSKSRINFERLKELEEALNIPMVIHGGSGIDETDLKKLVSGKVSKMNYGTGLRVAFGESLKKSVEDNPEEFDRLILFENSQLAVKETAKEIINNLKAKEKLYYENN; encoded by the coding sequence ATGATAAGTAATTTAAAAGAAGAGATTTTAAAAGCCTCCAAGGTTCCTGGAACCGTCATTGGATTTAATATTTTTGGATTTGAAGATGCAAAGGCAGTTATTGAAGCAGGGGAAGAACTTGAATATCCAGTAGCCCTAATGCTTAATAAACTAGCTACAAAACATCTACCAATAGAATCTTGGGCAGGATTGTTACTTCCTCTTGTAAAAAATGCAAAAATACCTGTATCTCTACATTTAGATCATTGCCAAGATTTTGAAACAATAGTAAAAGCAATACATTCAGGTTTCTCATCTGTTATGTTTGATGGATCTCAATATCCTTTAGAAAAAAATATAAAACTAACAAAGGAAATAGTTAAGATAGCAAAATGTTTTAATGTTTCAGTTGAAGGGGAAATAGGATCAGTTCCATATGCAGATATACCTGGAGCAGCAAAGGATATGACTACATCAGTATATGAAGCAAAAAGATTTGCAGAAGAATCAGGAATAGACTGGGTTGCTGTAGCAGTTGGTCAAGTTCATAGATTGAGAGGTTCTAAATCTAGAATTAATTTTGAAAGACTTAAAGAATTAGAAGAAGCTTTAAACATACCTATGGTTATTCACGGTGGATCTGGAATAGATGAAACTGATTTGAAAAAACTTGTAAGTGGAAAAGTTTCAAAAATGAATTATGGTACAGGTCTAAGAGTAGCTTTTGGAGAAAGTTTGAAAAAAAGTGTTGAAGATAATCCAGAAGAATTCGATAGATTAATCTTATTTGAAAATTCACAATTAGCAGTAAAAGAAACAGCAAAAGAAATAATAAATAATTTAAAAGCAAAGGAGAAACTATATTATGAAAACAATTAA
- a CDS encoding 5-deoxy-glucuronate isomerase gives MKIQNKEGFKTGYNSITEINGKCSDMLMDYGILKLEKGTVHNDKEQLERVVYLIYGEIEVSFNGEKYIAKRESFLDDNFWAVNLPEGMEVEIKGISDDSEVALIRTENKREFSPTVRTKENCVIETRGKGSMNEAGTRIVKTLMDKKLAPESNIMIGEDVHYPGKWSGFPSHSHNQPEIYFYKFYPGNGFGLLKLGDEGVLMENNDTITISPDLVHPQVAAPGYAMYYIWIIRHLEGNPYLKPNFEEQHLWVEEPGAKYWPEI, from the coding sequence TTGAAGATTCAAAATAAAGAAGGATTTAAAACAGGGTATAACAGTATTACTGAAATAAATGGAAAATGTTCAGACATGCTTATGGATTACGGAATATTGAAATTAGAAAAAGGTACTGTACATAATGACAAAGAACAATTAGAAAGAGTAGTTTATTTAATATATGGAGAAATTGAAGTTTCGTTCAATGGTGAAAAGTATATTGCAAAACGTGAAAGTTTTCTAGATGATAACTTTTGGGCAGTAAACTTACCAGAAGGAATGGAAGTTGAAATAAAAGGAATTTCTGATGATAGTGAAGTTGCATTAATAAGAACAGAAAATAAAAGAGAATTTTCTCCAACAGTAAGAACAAAAGAAAATTGTGTTATCGAAACTAGAGGAAAAGGTTCTATGAATGAAGCGGGAACTCGTATAGTAAAAACATTGATGGATAAAAAATTAGCACCTGAATCTAATATTATGATAGGTGAAGACGTACATTATCCAGGAAAATGGTCAGGTTTTCCTTCTCACTCTCATAATCAACCTGAAATTTATTTTTATAAATTTTATCCAGGAAACGGATTTGGTCTATTAAAACTAGGAGATGAAGGAGTTTTAATGGAGAATAATGACACAATTACTATATCTCCTGACTTAGTTCATCCTCAAGTTGCAGCACCTGGATATGCAATGTATTACATATGGATTATTCGTCACTTAGAAGGAAATCCTTATTTGAAACCAAATTTTGAAGAGCAGCATTTGTGGGTAGAGGAGCCTGGAGCTAAATATTGGCCAGAGATTTAA
- a CDS encoding Gfo/Idh/MocA family oxidoreductase — protein MFNEELRFGKPIRWGMIGGGRGSQIGYIHRSSAQRDNIFKLVAGAFDINHERGIEFGVNLGLDKDRCYANYKEMFEAEAKREDGIQAVSIATPNFTHFEIAKAALEANLHVICEKPLCFTEEEGEVLENLAKSKNRVFGVTYGYTGAQMIHQAREMVKNGDLGEIRIINMQFAHGFHSQEVESNDPGTKWRVNPKTSGPAYVLGDVGTHAFFLAETIVPELKVESLLCSRQSFIKSRAPLEDNAVVLLKYNNGAIGNLWASAVNAGSMHQQKIRVVGSKASIEWWDEHPNQLKYEVQGEPARILDRGMGYLYENEAINCDRMGGGHAEGLFESWANLYYRFGKAMHAYDENNEEIKNNLWYPNVEDGVQGVKLVEKCVESADNGSVWVKY, from the coding sequence ATGTTTAATGAAGAATTACGTTTTGGTAAACCTATTAGATGGGGAATGATTGGTGGAGGTCGTGGAAGTCAAATTGGATATATCCATCGTTCAAGTGCTCAAAGAGATAATATATTTAAATTAGTAGCAGGAGCATTTGATATTAATCATGAAAGAGGAATAGAATTTGGAGTAAACTTAGGATTAGATAAAGATCGTTGCTATGCTAATTATAAAGAAATGTTTGAAGCTGAAGCAAAAAGAGAAGATGGAATTCAAGCAGTTTCAATTGCAACTCCAAACTTCACACATTTTGAAATAGCTAAAGCAGCTTTAGAAGCAAATCTTCATGTTATTTGTGAAAAACCTCTTTGTTTCACAGAAGAAGAAGGAGAAGTTTTAGAAAATTTAGCAAAATCTAAAAATAGAGTATTTGGAGTAACTTATGGATATACAGGTGCTCAAATGATTCATCAAGCAAGAGAAATGGTTAAGAACGGAGATTTAGGAGAAATTAGAATTATAAACATGCAATTTGCTCATGGTTTCCATTCTCAAGAAGTAGAATCTAATGATCCAGGAACAAAATGGAGAGTTAATCCTAAAACTTCAGGACCAGCATATGTATTAGGAGATGTAGGAACTCATGCATTCTTCTTAGCTGAAACTATAGTTCCTGAATTAAAAGTTGAAAGTTTACTTTGCAGTCGTCAAAGTTTTATAAAAAGTAGAGCTCCACTAGAAGATAACGCAGTTGTATTATTAAAATATAATAACGGAGCTATAGGAAATCTTTGGGCAAGTGCAGTAAATGCAGGATCTATGCATCAACAAAAAATACGTGTAGTAGGATCAAAAGCAAGTATTGAATGGTGGGATGAACATCCAAATCAATTAAAATATGAAGTTCAAGGAGAACCAGCTAGAATATTAGATAGAGGTATGGGTTACCTTTATGAAAATGAAGCTATAAATTGTGACAGAATGGGTGGAGGACATGCAGAAGGTTTATTTGAATCTTGGGCAAATCTTTACTACAGATTCGGAAAAGCAATGCATGCTTACGATGAAAACAATGAAGAAATTAAAAATAATTTATGGTATCCAAATGTAGAAGACGGAGTTCAAGGTGTTAAATTAGTAGAAAAATGCGTTGAATCAGCAGACAATGGTAGTGTATGGGTTAAATATTAA
- a CDS encoding DeoR/GlpR family DNA-binding transcription regulator: MLQEERINEIRKKVMKNKKVLVSDLCKEYGVSGVTIRKDLQILHKEGIIKKIYGGALLNDEFSKNKVGFNENNLDLDENKTKEKVVELALLQIEDGDTIFLGSGSTCNLLAKKLDRFKNLTVVTNNISALMDLISFKCKLYIVGGEVTTVDSNTYFSSIENASQYLKSIYVSKAFTSCSGIDLNAGITVNSIISTYIYRNLSDINRRWYMLVDNEKFGRMGIYKIADLNQIDCIISDTIPKVYSDYFNEKGIKYLTEENK, from the coding sequence ATGCTGCAAGAGGAAAGAATTAATGAAATAAGAAAAAAAGTTATGAAAAACAAAAAAGTACTTGTTAGCGATTTGTGCAAAGAATATGGTGTAAGTGGTGTGACGATAAGAAAAGATCTACAAATTCTTCATAAAGAAGGAATTATAAAGAAAATATATGGGGGAGCATTACTTAATGATGAATTTTCTAAAAACAAAGTAGGATTTAATGAAAATAATTTGGATTTAGATGAAAATAAAACAAAGGAAAAAGTTGTAGAGCTAGCACTTCTTCAGATAGAAGACGGAGATACAATATTTTTAGGATCAGGATCAACTTGTAATTTACTAGCAAAAAAGTTAGATAGATTTAAAAACTTAACAGTTGTGACTAATAATATATCAGCATTGATGGATTTAATTTCATTTAAATGTAAACTTTATATAGTTGGTGGAGAGGTTACCACAGTTGATTCAAATACTTATTTTTCAAGTATAGAAAATGCTTCACAATACTTGAAAAGCATATATGTTTCAAAGGCTTTTACAAGTTGTTCAGGAATTGATTTAAATGCTGGAATAACTGTAAATTCAATTATTAGTACTTATATTTATAGAAATTTATCAGATATTAATCGTAGATGGTATATGCTTGTTGATAATGAAAAGTTTGGACGTATGGGAATATATAAAATTGCTGATCTAAATCAAATAGATTGCATTATATCTGATACTATACCAAAGGTTTACAGTGATTATTTTAATGAAAAGGGAATAAAGTATTTAACAGAAGAAAATAAATAA
- a CDS encoding glycerol dehydrogenase codes for MKIINAPSKYIQGKNALKELIKHGEIYGKHFLIIADEFVMTLTKDMILEGVTKEDIKVEFELFNGECSDNEIKRIIEKYENKGIQIIVGVGGGKTLDTAKAIAYYSKLPVISSPTIASTDAPTSALSVIYTDSGVFDKYLMLPKNPEIVLMDTSLISKAPTRLLVSGMGDALATYYEAKICYDAKATAMSGGKSTLAALSLAKLCRDKLLEKGYLAKLSSDRKISSDAFEEIVEVNTYLSGIGFESSGLAAAHAIHNGFTVIEDCHHLYHGEKVAFGTIAQLVLENRELDDIKEIINFCKKVGLPTTLAEMGIKDNVNEKIKKVAAASCNEGETIHNFLYEIVPEMVYNAILLADKLGSE; via the coding sequence ATGAAAATAATAAACGCACCATCAAAATACATTCAAGGAAAGAATGCATTGAAAGAATTAATAAAACACGGTGAAATTTATGGAAAACATTTTTTGATAATTGCAGATGAATTTGTAATGACTTTAACTAAAGATATGATACTAGAAGGTGTAACTAAAGAAGATATAAAAGTTGAATTTGAATTATTTAATGGAGAATGTTCTGATAATGAGATTAAAAGAATAATTGAAAAATATGAAAATAAAGGGATTCAAATAATTGTAGGAGTAGGTGGAGGAAAAACATTAGATACTGCAAAAGCCATAGCCTATTATTCTAAACTACCTGTAATTAGTTCACCAACAATTGCTTCAACAGATGCACCTACAAGTGCACTGTCAGTTATTTATACTGACTCAGGAGTTTTTGATAAATATTTAATGCTACCAAAGAATCCAGAGATTGTACTTATGGATACAAGTCTTATTTCAAAGGCTCCAACTAGACTTTTAGTTTCTGGTATGGGAGATGCACTTGCAACTTATTATGAAGCAAAAATTTGTTATGATGCTAAGGCTACTGCAATGTCAGGAGGAAAATCTACTCTAGCTGCTTTGAGTCTTGCAAAACTTTGTAGAGATAAATTACTTGAAAAAGGTTATTTAGCAAAACTTTCTTCTGATAGAAAAATATCTAGTGATGCTTTTGAAGAAATAGTAGAGGTTAATACATATTTAAGTGGAATAGGTTTTGAAAGTTCAGGTCTAGCAGCAGCACATGCTATCCATAATGGATTTACAGTTATAGAAGATTGTCATCATTTATATCACGGAGAAAAAGTAGCCTTTGGAACTATAGCACAACTTGTTCTTGAAAACAGAGAACTTGATGACATAAAAGAAATTATTAATTTTTGTAAAAAAGTAGGTTTGCCTACAACATTAGCAGAGATGGGAATAAAAGATAATGTAAATGAAAAAATAAAAAAAGTAGCAGCAGCATCTTGTAATGAAGGGGAAACAATTCATAATTTTCTTTATGAGATAGTTCCAGAAATGGTTTATAATGCTATACTTTTAGCTGATAAATTAGGATCAGAATAA